Genomic segment of Sebastes umbrosus isolate fSebUmb1 chromosome 22, fSebUmb1.pri, whole genome shotgun sequence:
GGTGAGGAGTTGATCACACAAACTGCGTCTGTCCTTTCAAACAGAAAAAGGTAATTTCTTTTAATTCTCTCCCAACAAAGCACTTTTGATTACTGTGTTGTATTCGACACTGACAGCTCAGTTTGATTAATCTCTCAGACTGTGTGATAAACTTCACAGCCTCTGTGATTAGAGACAGTGAACTGTGCAGGATAGAAGGCCTATGCTGCCTCAATGAAAATCTTCAACCAGCAACATTGAGCTCACTATGACGGCGTATTGGGgcaggaaacaaaaaaagattacatagccgggggaggggggtaatattcccAGAAAACACTCTGAATTTCCgaaattaaagtggtaaatttctgagagaaaaactCTGATTATCTCCGAGattaaaattataaatttaCAAGGAAAAACTCACGAATTTCCGAggaaaaaatttgaaattctctgagattagAGTCACAAATCTtcgagaaaaaacaaaacaagaaaaattttgtttttggatcaacctcatcacaccgcAGACGCCGCTGCTCGTCATGTATTATGCCTGCAGCAGATGACCTAATCAAATTATACTTTGCAAGTACGACGCAAGAGGAAATTATCTCACAGGTACATGTAGCATATTTGGTGATAACGGGATTGAAAAGGGATTAGCAACTAGAGCCATTTGCTAATCTTTTACCTGTCATAGCAGTCTCCTTTGCTTCCAATGGGGACGTCAAACTCCACTTCGTCGTACTTGTCGTAAGGCTGAGACTTTCTCAGGTCCCACTTGATGCCCGATCCTCGCAGCATCACTCCGCTGGTGGAGGGGGGCGAGGAGAGCGGTGATAAATATCAGAGTTAATACACATTTCTgctaaactaactaactaaaataGTGGTGCATTTCATAACAATTAGCTGGCTACCTGAAGCCGTAGTTGAGGGCCTCCTCGGCAGTAACCACCCCGATGTCCACAGTACGATTCTTCCAGATGCGATTGTTGGTTAACATCTGCACAGAGGAAATCCAACACATATGAACATTCACTGATAATCTTCACCACATCCTTCCCGCGTTAAGAGCTTGCGGGGATTTACAAAACGATAAGTCATTCACCTCTTCTACTTCATCGATTCTGATGGAGAAGTTCTTGCACCACTCATAGATGTCGTCCATCAGGCCGACGGGCATATCCTGAAACACATTTAGGATCATTAGCACCTCACTGATCATGCTCTGCAGCTCATATGCTTGATACACGTTCCCCAAAGAGATAGCGTTATATTGTTATAAAAATGAACGACAGGCATAATTCAATGAATTCTCCTACCTGATGCACACCACCAGGTCTGACGTATGCAGCGTGCATTCTGGCTCCGGACACACGCTCATAAAACTCAAACAtctgagaggaaacaagggTCACACAGTTAGAGAGCTTCAAGTAGTCAATCTAAGAACTTCACTGGTGTTCTATCTATCACCTTGCAGGGTATCTGATCAGGCTTTTAGCTTGAGGGCATACTGATTGTGGTTTTGATCTGACTGGAAATCAAAGTAGCTGTGTCAGGGAAAATGTTCGGGGCAGAGGTTGCGCAAAGAAAACCTACAACAGAACAAGTGCATATTTCCTGAGGCCTAGGTAAAAGGTATATAGCTAGACacaactaatgcagtctaagaGGCTGTTCAAATGCCGCGTTTTTTGCGCCCTCAAATCcgttgttgtcaatgtagatgCGCAGCAGGCGCGCTCAAATGCGTCACGACGCCGTTGTGACGTGCGAGCATTCCCAAGTGTCTATTTTTCAGAGCGCGACGGCTGCGAACCCAAGATAAAAATAGCTCAACCTTTGGAACGCATCAGCGAGCACAAGgagcaaccaatcagagccggcAGATatcctttctttcttctgtaaatATCCGTCTATGGTTAATATATGAAGGAGAAGTGCAGGGCTAGCCAGAGCTTTACATCTGTCCCACGGACTATTTTACTGGCTTCCCCCTTTCTGTCCgaggacgtcacaacatcctgttgaaaggtcagccaaaTTGAGAGAAATcgagcagtaaagctactgtCAGGGATTTACGCTGTTGGAAATACATGttctctttgttttgactttgtttagtttagtcagtgaagcttttactgctaaattaccgcaactttatcatcatcatcatcattgcagCATGCAGGTTTTGGCTGCTTAGTAACGGCAAGCGCGAAAGGAGCGCAGTGTCCCAAGCAGGATGAAAACGGATGATGAAAAAGGATGCACAGCTGGCATTTTCCACGcgttttaagttttaaaaagaATACCGGACAGATTGATCATTACCTTTTCTCTTTCCTCAAACATCCAGAAGAAGGGGGTCATGGCACCAATGTCAAGGGCGTGCGTAGTGATGGCCATGATGTGGTTCAGGATGCGAGTCAACTCTCCGTACAGAActgcaaacacaacacagaaCACACCAAACCATTTAAAGTTAAAGAGTctattgacaaaaaaagaataagattTACAATAGTCTTTggggtaaactgaatatctttaggttttggactgcttgttggaataaaaaaaggatATTTAAATGTCATACACTTTAAAATCAGTCATCAATTAATACTATTTATGTGCCTAAATATTCTGAATTATATGAATGGCAGCTCTATAGAATCCCATATGTACCTCAAAATAAAGTGTAATAGGGAAGCCTGTCATCAATGTTGGACAAATAAGATCATCTAAAATATATTTGAGATATTTTAAGGCCTTATAGAACCTGCAGACACCTAACCATTTCTAGTGTGTACCTCTGATCCACTGCGCTCGCGGTGGAGCTTGGATGTTGAGCAGCTTCTCCACAGCCAGAGAGTAGGCCTCCTCATTACACATCATGGAAACGTAGTCCAGACGGTCAAAGTAGGGCAGAGCCTGTAGCATTTAAAAGAAGAGGAACTGAGGTGTACTGGGTAAGGGACTTACCCAAGAATTATGCAACAAATGACACATGATAAAGGTCCTCTTAATCTTTGATCACGACATTTAATTTTGTCACTTTCAAGTGAGGGGGTGAGATTCTCCCATGCTCTTGCACCATCTATTTTTCACACAGTAAGTCCAGCTCATGCTTCACAGTATGTTGTTGTGTTGAAAACAGTAAAATGGGAAGTTCGTTGTGTTGTAATTTACTGTTGTGTCCTTTGAATCCACCACAACTGCGGCTTCTCAACCTGGTTAAGAGCAAGAGGAGCACTTCCTGATTTGACAAACTtctatacatgcatacatagaGAATGAGCTATTCAAACCATGACCTAATAAATATGAGTCAGAGAATACAGAATCATTACAGTGAATGGTTCAGTACCTGCAGGTAGGTCTTGTACTCGATGAGCTTCTCTGTGCCGCGGTGCAGCAGGCCGATGTGGGGGTCACATTTCTTGACGGACTCTCCGCTGAGCTCCAACACTAGACGCAGCACGCCGTGGGCTGCAGGATGCTGGGGACCAAAGTTGATGGTCAGGTTGGATACATCCTTCTCTGCAGGAGGATCTTTGTCTGTGAGAAGGAAACAAAGCAATATCGTGCAGGATAAAGTAAATGAAAGCACAGAGTAAAAATCTAAGTATTGCTTCAGGATCTGATTTTCTAATCCAAATAAGAACTAAAAAAGCAAGAATAGCAGCTTTTTACACCTAACATATGAAACAGGTGACGTTTATGTCCATGCCCTGGGGAAAATAACCTTTTACACTTCAACTGCAGAGTGAACAAATGTGTAATGCTCATTTGGGCCCTCTTCTGGCACCACATCCAACAAGTAGATCTCATTTGTAACAACATGTAGGCTTAATGGATTTCTTATTGTCAAACCTGTAGCTATAAACCTATAAGCTGCCCATTGTATTGACTAACACCCAAGAATTAAATCCAATGCACTGTGTACATTTAAACAGTTCTGTCACATATTAAGACAGACACTGAAGATCTGGTCAACACGGGAATAAGTCAAGGACTTTATAGTTCTATCTGACAAAGTCTGATATGTTGGCTgcatccgaaattccatactaacatgaagtttagtacgctaaaacagtatgtgagatattttagtatgaccgaaaccttagtatgtaATCagtagtacgcaaattgcatactatttccggggaaatattacagtatgcaacgctggacactttgattctcacaaaccgacATTTtcgtcacatgaggttggtgcaggttaccatggttacacgtctccaaccggcaagaaggctctcaggaagtgacgacgtaaattgcagttcagtgcgtccgaaaagttaaccactactgtttattcacagaaAAGTATGTTGAATCGTAGTACACctgttgagtatgtagtgcatagtatgtgatttcacACTGTCTTGGCAACCCAACATTTGCCTtttgatttaaataaacaaCGTCTTGAAAAAAACAAGTAGGCTTTAACTAGTTGCCGTAAaagtgtgacagtgtgtgtgtgggatcgTACCATTCCAGGGGGGTGGGGTCCATTTCTCATTAATGGCAGTGGGGTACATCACTGCCCCGGCAAACTGCTCTGTCCACTCCACATCTGGCTGCCATTGTTTCTGCCTGCGGAAAACATTGAAATAtatacttaaaggggaactatgcccattttcaaaattcatacatgttattcctgtggtctaagacagtccaaaaaatattagtaaacatgaacaactctctcccaaatacaaaaactagagtgctaaaactgtcgtagggtataaagtgtggagctgctccatagacaatgaattgggagtGATGTAACATGAGGTAAGATTGTGTTAGTAAGCCTTCAGTTTTGAGACAACTCACACATTTGGCTATGTGCTAGATAGTTGCCACCTCTCAGGCTACTTGCATGTTGCCagagagattttaatctcattTAGAAAGGGTGATGATCTGAGCTACACTGTGCTTGCCTGACATCTGATAATCATAATCTGATAATCATATGAATCATACTGATGAGGGAGACACGCAGAGCAGTAGATATGGATCATGCTCGTTCATGCTAGTATtgcaaaatgtgtttattaatgcATCATCAATACATGGCTATTTAAGTTTATGCAACATCAATACATGGCTATTTAAGTTTATGCAACATCAATACATGGCTATTTAAGTATCTATAGACCTCCTATAGTATCAGAAGAACACATCAATAACAAGTCAAGTTCAAGTCCTCTTGACTTTGGTGCTACATAATCAGCACATGTAGGAATGAAGACCATTTCAGAGACCTCTAAACTGATTTTAGTGACTGGTAGTAGTTAATAAAAGGCaggttttctttatttatgtgcCATTTGCATTAAAGATCTTTAGCTAGAATGGTTGCAAACAGATACTGTTTACTCTTCACTGTGGTTAACTCATCTGTGGTGTTAGGGTAAATATTCTTGAGGCAAGGTTGTGTTAGTAAACCTTCAGTTTTGACCCAATTCAGACATGTGAAAAGATACAAAAATAGGATTATAGTGATAGATAGGTTCCACCTCTCATGCTACTTGCATGTTGCCAAAATTAATCTAGAAAGGGTGATGATGTAAGCTACATTGTGCTTGCCTGACAACTGATAATCATCTTGGCTGATAAGGGAGACACGCAGAGCAGAGATATGGATTATGCTAGTACagcaaaatgtgtttattaatgcTAATTATTGCATTACATCAACACATGGCTATTTAAGTACCTATAGACCTCCTATGGTGTCAGAAGAACACATCAATAACAAGCCAAGTTCAAGTTCTCTTGACTTTTGGTGCTACATAACCAGCACATGCAGGAATGAGGACCATTTCAGGGACCTCTAAACTGATCAGCTGCTAGTTATGAGGCTGTAAAATACACCACAGATGAGTTAACAGTGTCTGTTTGCAGCCATTCTAGCTAAAGACCTTCAATGCAAATGGCACATAGATAAAGAAAACCTGCCTTTTATTAACTACAACCAGTCACTAAAATCAGTTTAGAGGTCTCTGAGATGATATTCATTCCTACATGTGCTGATTATGTAGCACCCAAAGCCAAGAGGACTTGAACTTGACTGGTAGTAGTTAATAAAAGGCaggttttctttatttatgtgcCATTTGCACAAAATGTCTTTAGCTAGAATGGTTGCAAACAGACACTCATAACTCATCTGTGATGAGGCCAAAGTATATCCCATATTTTGCAAGAATTATGAACAAAACTGATGCATTTCTGGTTATGAGGCTGTAAGATACACCACAGATGAGTAAACAGTGTCTGTTTGCAACTATTCTAGCTAAAGACCTTTAATGCAAATGgcacataaataaagaaaacctGGCTTTTATTACCTACTACCAGTCAAGTTCAAGTCCTCTTGACTTTGGTGACCATCTCAGAGACCTCAAAACTGATTTCAGTGACTGGTTGAGGTTAATAAAAGGCaggtttttctttatttatgttcCATTTGCATAAAAGGTCTTTAGTTAGACAGACACTGTTTACTCTTCAACATTGGTTAACTCATCTGTGATGCATCTTACATTCATTCACATAACCAGAAACTGATTAGTTTGTTTATAATTCTTGTTAAAGGTGATATACTTTAGCCTTATACAGAGAATAAAGGATACAAGGGGATATACTTTAGCCTTACACAAGACATAAAGGATGCAAGGGGATATACTTTAGCCTTACAGAGAGCATAAAGGATGCAAGGGGATATACTCTGACCTTACAGAGAGCATAAAGGATGCAAGGGGATATACTTTAGCCTTACACAGAGCATAAAGGATGCAAGGGGATATACTTTAGCCTTACAGAGAGCATAAAGGATGCAAGGGGATATACTCTGACCTTACAGAGAGCATAAAGGATGCAAGGGGATATACTTTAGCCTTGCAGAGAGCATAAAGGATGCAAGGGGATATACTTTAGCCTTACAGAGAGCATAAAGGATGCAAGGGGATATACTTTAGCCTTACAGAGAGCATAAAGGATGCAAGGGGATATACTTTAGCCTTATACAGAGTATAAAGGATGCAAGGGGATATACTTTAGCCTTATACAGAGTATAAAGGATGCAAGGGGATATACTTTAGCCTTACACAAGACAAAGGATGCAAGGGGATATACTTTAGCCTTACAGAGAGCATAAAGGATGCAAGGGGATATACTCTGACCTTACAGAGAGCATAAAGGATGCAAGGGGATATACTTTAGCCTTTTACAGAGCATAAAGGATGCAAAGGGATATACTCTGACCTTACAGAGAGCATAAAGGATGCAAGGGGATATACTCTGACTTTATACAGAGCATAAAGGATGCAAGGGGATATACTTTAGCCTTACAGAGAGCATAAAGGATGCAAGTGGATATACTTTAGCCTTATACAGAGCATAAAGGATGCAAGGGGATATACTTTAACCTTACAGAGAGCATAAAGGATGCAAGGGGATATACTTTAGCCTTATACAGAGCATAAAGGATGCAAGGGGATATACTTTAGCCTTATACAGAGTATAAAGGATGCAAGGGGATATACTTTAGCCTTATACAGAGTATAAAGGATGCAAGGGGATATACTTAAGCCTTATACAGAGCATAAAGGATGCAAGGGGATATACTCTGACCTTACAGAGAGCATAAAGGATGCAAGGGGATATACTTTAACCTTACAGAGAGCATAAAGGATGCAAGGGGATATACTTTAGCCTTATACAAGACATAAAGGATGCAAGGGGATATACTCTGACCTTACAGAGAGCATAAAGGATGCAAGGGGATATACTCTGACCTTACAGAGAGTATAAAGGATGCATAACAGTGAGGTAAACACTGGCACACAGTTAGCTAATCAAATGATTGACAGCTTAGGTAACAACTAGACAACAAGACAGCTCATCTATCCTGCAACCTATGAGAGCTTCAATGACGACGTTGCTATAATAAATACATGCTAAGACGTTTTCCATTCATAAAGAAAGTAAGGAGGAGactcaaacatatttttggAAACCAAAAAGTCATCTTATGTAGCATTATGCTAGCATTAGCCTCTCAGTGTGCATCTTTATGTGGACTTTAAAGCTAAGACAGCTGGTAATACAGTGTCCACGCGAAGAGTACAGTGTGCTATCTCACCTGTTTTGCACCACAGTACAGCCAGGACCCAGCAGACTACTGTTTAATATGAGTTTAGTTGAAGGACGTCCTAGTTTGGTAAGCGACCTCAACATCGTGGCTGCCATCTTGGCTCTTGGTCGTCTGCCCCAATGACGTCATGACGTAGACGagcgtcttcttcttcttcttcttctgttgttgttttggaggCGCACCACGTGTGTAACCAGAGTGTGCGTGTCTGCCACCTATTGGTGTAATGTAGCATCATACATAAAGTAGAATACATGTTATAGTAATATGCAGTGTAGTTTTTTccaaataaattatgtatttaaactggataatatatgataaataataataaattaatatatataaatatatgataaatataggAACAATTTACAATAAGGAGAGCCCACTGTTAAGGAGTTTATAGGagtaaaatatttctgaaaTAAATTATATTCTATTAAATTTGGTGTGTATGTGGGCCTACAGATAAATtgtttaattgttaattattttgtaTGATTTGTTATCTTTTTAGCTCACCCTATACTTACCTGGGCAGGTGGTACGTTCCAGTTAGGTGAGGagtaagaggagaggaggaggctctagtttttttgttctttttgccGGTCAAGGCCACAATTGCAGGGCTATCACTAAATTGACTGTGCATTTTTCTCAttcatttgttaacatcattactgtgattgTTCATAGAAAACACAGGAACATTCCCACCTCTGCAATGCAATACACTTCTCATGGTACACTTATACATACACACTATACATGGCAATAAAAAGAGATGAATGAAGAggaattttaatgttttctgtgggtgtttttatgggaatgtggatctttcagatcaatttgagAAGTGCCTCTGGTTTGCATGTGCCACATTTTATCGTGTCTCAATatactctggtcttggtcataaCTTGGTCTCGGTTAAgttggtcttgactacaacacagCAACCTATATTTCTGTGTCTAAGCAtataacacatatttaaaatgtaGATCTTGTCCATTTGATCTCATCTGCCAAAAGACGACAaactccactttttttttttttataaaaaacagtgcttttatttatgtaatactgtggaaaaataattacataccatttttaaaaaatattgaagataatgaaattaaaaaatgagAGTTTGATAACGTTCGTTGTACATCTTTTTGAACAGTTTGTCTCTGCTATGAAGAACAGTACAATAAGATAAACATTGGATTTTTCTAAATTCAAAGACACAATAATACAGGATACAGTCCTACCAGAGGTATAAAAGTACTGTAACAGGATTGTGAGAGAAAATGATATGGACAtatactgaaacacacacacaccctcacacttaagacacagacatgcatactgtatacacacggACATGCATACAATAGCCGCGCGCGCGCACTCGAAGTCGGGCGCTGCGTGTTTACAGTATGCCTCCCCATACAGTCATTCACACATCTATACAAACACGCTGTACAAATCGATGTGCGCGCCAATGCCCACACACTCCTTCTTGATCtctttcacactcacacacccacacactccgCAGTCACACACACTACTACATGTCAATATTGTGGACAAGCCTTCGTTGAACCTCTCCGTACACATTCTCCTCCGGCCGTTTTTTTGGCAGACAGACGATGAGGAATGATTCAAAAATGGAAATGTACGACATGTTCCCCTATAAGGCCACTCAGTTCTAAACCCAacatctgtgtttttctctctctgtctgcaccaAGCTTGTAGTTTAGGAGCtctgaggaggaagaaaaaacaaaaagagctcCTTTAAGCCTACGATAATGTCTGGGAATGACTCAAGGCCCCAAGCCTGGTTTGTAAAGCAACAGTCACCAATAGAAGGAGCTTCTACTGCATATACATGGTCTAAGGTGAAGAACAACATGAACACTTGGCACTAGGTTTCTTTTATACACTGATATACCCTTCTGATGTGAAATACGCCCCCGTTGACACAACTCTTCACTCAGCGGAATCACCAACGCCCGAGTTAAGTGGGCTCAAACTTTTGGTCCATACATACACATTACATGTTTTTACATAGACAAAAATaattctgtaatgttaaaaaatagaATACAAAGCTCTAGTCTGGTGTGCAAATAAAAAGAAGACATTACACAGATATAGATAAGGGACGTCTAAGCATGAATACTGTAGATGCAGTGCAAAATGATGACAACCCACCACCCCCCGGGGCCCCACCTACACGCCGCCGCCGCCCAACAGGCATGATGGCGTGTACCACTGTACAGAAGGGCATTCTgggatactatatatatatgtgctcTATGATCATTGAGTAAGACAACcagcaaaaaataacaaaaacaaatggcGGCCAGAAATGACTTCCACTGGTTGAGGTTTTTCCAGATCAGCGCGTACCATATTTGAGTCAGTTTTGCCGTTAAGACGTTCTCTCTCATCATTTACAAATAGTTCATAGCAAAAGCTACGGGGCTCCAAAGATCTGTGATCTCTCGtcctctctctggtttctcGCTCTCTTTCCCAGTCTTGATTGTGACTTGCGCCGTCCGCTCTTTCAGAGCTCAGATTATACAAACACATCGGGAGTGAGGGAATTCAAAATTGTGTGGAATTTCCCTTCCCTGTCTCGCTAAaactcctttttctctctttctcctgttTCTCATTTTGCTCCCTGTCTCATGGGCATGGTCTCCTGACTCTGTGTGAtgttttttctgtgtgaaaATATGTGCGTGTAAAtctatgattgtgtgtgtgtgtgtgtgtgtttgtgtgtttttcggATGTGACACTATTTATAAGATGCGTCCT
This window contains:
- the ndufs2 gene encoding NADH dehydrogenase [ubiquinone] iron-sulfur protein 2, mitochondrial, whose translation is MAATMLRSLTKLGRPSTKLILNSSLLGPGCTVVQNRQKQWQPDVEWTEQFAGAVMYPTAINEKWTPPPWNDKDPPAEKDVSNLTINFGPQHPAAHGVLRLVLELSGESVKKCDPHIGLLHRGTEKLIEYKTYLQALPYFDRLDYVSMMCNEEAYSLAVEKLLNIQAPPRAQWIRVLYGELTRILNHIMAITTHALDIGAMTPFFWMFEEREKMFEFYERVSGARMHAAYVRPGGVHQDMPVGLMDDIYEWCKNFSIRIDEVEEMLTNNRIWKNRTVDIGVVTAEEALNYGFSGVMLRGSGIKWDLRKSQPYDKYDEVEFDVPIGSKGDCYDRYLCRTEEMRQSLRIMHQALNKMPEGEIKVDDAKIAPPKRSEMKMSMESLIHHFKLYTEGYQVPPGATYTAVEAPKGEFGVYLVSDGSSRPYRCKIKAPGFAHLAGLDKMAKGHMLADVVAIIGTQDIVFGEVDR